A region of Desulfovibrio inopinatus DSM 10711 DNA encodes the following proteins:
- the ftsA gene encoding cell division protein FtsA, translating to MAKSELIVGLDLGTTKTCVVVGELSPEGVDVVGIGTSPSTGLRRGVVVNIEQTVQSIKKALEEAELMAGCEIRSVYAGIAGSHIKGFNSHGVIAVKGGEVGQRDVERVIDAAKAVAIPMDREVIHILPQEFIVDDQRGIADPLGMAGVRLEVKVHIVTGAVTSAQNIVRSCHRAGLDVSDIVLEALASSKAILTEEEREIGVALVDLGGGTTDLAIFSNDSIKHTSVLALGGTNLTNDIAFGLRTPMLSAEKIKIRFGCALSDLIREEEIIEVMSVGGREPRRLSRHILAEICEPRIEEMLALVDQELIRSGLKNMIGAGVVLTGGTSLIEGMQELAEQIFNLPTRIGYPTRVGGLRDVVNSPMYATAVGLLLYGAEKEGVEKRFRIRDENVFNRILGRMKKWFVDVK from the coding sequence ATGGCCAAATCGGAACTTATTGTCGGACTTGACCTCGGCACCACCAAAACCTGTGTGGTCGTGGGGGAGCTTTCCCCTGAAGGCGTGGACGTCGTCGGCATCGGCACGTCTCCGTCCACAGGCCTACGACGAGGAGTGGTCGTCAATATCGAGCAAACCGTACAGTCGATCAAAAAAGCCTTGGAAGAGGCAGAATTGATGGCCGGCTGTGAAATTCGCTCGGTGTACGCTGGTATTGCCGGCAGCCACATTAAAGGCTTCAATTCTCATGGGGTAATCGCCGTCAAAGGCGGTGAAGTTGGTCAACGCGATGTGGAGCGCGTCATTGATGCGGCTAAAGCTGTTGCCATCCCCATGGATCGAGAAGTCATCCACATCCTGCCTCAGGAATTTATTGTGGATGATCAACGCGGCATCGCCGACCCGCTCGGTATGGCGGGGGTGCGTCTCGAAGTCAAAGTCCACATCGTCACCGGTGCTGTGACCAGTGCACAAAACATTGTGCGCTCCTGTCACCGAGCCGGACTTGACGTCTCAGACATCGTTCTTGAAGCATTGGCATCGTCCAAGGCTATTTTGACGGAAGAAGAACGCGAAATCGGTGTCGCTTTAGTCGATCTGGGCGGAGGCACCACCGATCTTGCCATTTTTTCCAATGATTCCATCAAACACACGTCTGTCTTGGCGCTTGGTGGAACAAACCTGACCAACGATATTGCTTTCGGCTTGCGTACACCGATGCTTTCGGCTGAAAAGATTAAGATTCGATTCGGTTGTGCCTTATCGGATCTTATACGCGAAGAAGAAATTATCGAAGTCATGAGTGTTGGTGGACGCGAACCTCGACGGCTCTCTCGACACATTCTGGCTGAAATCTGTGAGCCACGTATTGAAGAAATGCTGGCCCTCGTCGACCAGGAACTCATTCGCTCCGGATTGAAAAACATGATTGGTGCAGGTGTCGTTCTGACTGGTGGCACCTCGCTTATTGAAGGAATGCAGGAGTTGGCCGAACAAATCTTCAATTTACCAACACGTATTGGATATCCAACGCGCGTAGGCGGATTGCGAGATGTTGTAAATAGCCCGATGTATGCCACAGCCGTGGGTCTTTTGCTCTATGGAGCAGAAAAGGAAGGAGTGGAAAAACGCTTCCGTATCCGCGATGAAAACGTCTTCAACCGTATTCTCGGCCGCATGAAAAAATGGTTTGTCGACGTTAAATAA
- a CDS encoding cell division protein FtsQ/DivIB: MSIRANASGGKPSGAKKNSYSKQYHKGKNDKPSRLSLTGSSKNRSRSPRVHVASPGNASAIGVGILPSPRFVAGFFTKLAVLIVAATVLAGVSVGLLAGYRWLTTIQYFSLDSIDVQGLHRLSNKDIISLSGLAPGDNLMAIKLGAVETAVETEPWVDTVAIKRVFPDTINLVVTERVPAYWMQYQNKLYYADEAGRIIDVVEPDNFESLPQLEIEAGMEKHLDMLNHFWEAAKATGAPFSKDNVAWVRLSWRHGIEIMLLDRNTMLCLGLDNWRDNLRRLTLVWADLMRRGEIERAAVIASQDDKVFVQSRT, encoded by the coding sequence ATGAGCATCCGCGCCAACGCATCTGGGGGCAAGCCTTCGGGAGCGAAAAAGAATTCTTATTCAAAGCAGTACCACAAGGGCAAGAATGACAAACCGTCACGCCTGTCCTTGACCGGAAGCTCCAAGAATCGCAGCCGATCGCCACGAGTGCACGTAGCTTCTCCTGGTAATGCATCTGCCATTGGCGTGGGTATTTTACCTTCTCCGCGTTTCGTTGCCGGCTTTTTTACGAAGCTGGCTGTTCTCATTGTTGCCGCCACTGTATTGGCCGGAGTCAGCGTCGGCTTACTGGCGGGATACCGATGGTTGACAACCATCCAATATTTCAGCCTGGATAGCATTGATGTCCAAGGGCTTCATCGTCTTTCAAACAAAGACATCATTTCCCTGTCCGGCCTCGCACCAGGGGACAATCTCATGGCCATCAAACTTGGTGCTGTCGAGACTGCAGTGGAAACAGAGCCATGGGTGGATACCGTTGCCATCAAGCGTGTCTTTCCGGACACCATCAATTTGGTGGTTACTGAACGTGTTCCAGCGTATTGGATGCAATACCAAAATAAACTTTACTACGCCGACGAAGCAGGCCGCATCATCGACGTGGTAGAACCGGACAATTTTGAATCGTTACCACAGCTTGAGATTGAAGCCGGTATGGAAAAACACCTGGACATGCTGAATCATTTCTGGGAGGCCGCTAAGGCGACCGGCGCCCCGTTCTCAAAGGATAATGTTGCCTGGGTGCGATTGTCCTGGAGACACGGAATCGAAATCATGCTTTTGGATCGCAATACCATGTTGTGCCTCGGTCTCGATAACTGGCGCGACAATCTTCGCCGCCTGACCCTGGTCTGGGCGGACTTGATGCGGCGTGGCGAAATCGAGCGAGCGGCTGTTATTGCCTCGCAGGACGACAAAGTTTTCGTCCAAAGCCGCACGTAG
- the murC gene encoding UDP-N-acetylmuramate--L-alanine ligase, producing MQHKVRRIHMIGIGGSGMSGIAEVLLNLGYEVSGSDMASGAPVKRLRDLGAEIYIGHGRKNVGNADVVVKSTAINADNPELVEALSRRIPVIPRAEMLAELMRLRTGIAVAGTHGKTTTTSLLATIFTEAKKDPTVIIGGRLNTYGSGARLGEGEYLIAEADESDGSFLCLLPIMTIVTNVDADHLDYYTNQDDIDSAFTTFMNSLPFYGLNVVCSDDPGVARLLPHVKRPTITYGLGETARIRGIITSGGPVNRFTVLVDGVHFADIVLPHPGQHNILNALGAIGVALEAGIKKEDIVTALSKFGGVGRRFEIKGERNGITVIDDYGHHPAEIAATISTAKACYPGRRIVVAFQPHRFTRTQALFGQFCKSFDEVDELLLTEIYPASETPIPGVSGESLAQGIRQVGNARVHFYPDFTAMEEALPDMLQSNDVFITLGAGSIWRVGQGFLEG from the coding sequence ATGCAACACAAAGTACGCCGTATTCACATGATTGGTATCGGCGGTTCCGGTATGAGCGGTATTGCTGAAGTTCTGCTCAACCTCGGTTACGAAGTGAGCGGCTCCGACATGGCTTCGGGAGCGCCTGTCAAACGATTGCGCGACCTCGGTGCAGAAATTTACATCGGCCATGGGCGAAAAAATGTGGGTAATGCCGACGTCGTCGTCAAATCCACGGCGATAAACGCCGATAATCCAGAACTGGTCGAAGCGCTCAGCCGCAGGATTCCCGTTATTCCTCGCGCTGAAATGTTGGCGGAGCTCATGCGACTTCGCACAGGGATTGCTGTTGCCGGTACCCACGGTAAAACAACAACAACATCACTTCTGGCGACAATTTTCACGGAAGCAAAAAAAGATCCAACGGTCATCATCGGAGGACGGCTCAATACATATGGCTCAGGAGCTCGGCTCGGTGAAGGGGAATACCTTATTGCCGAAGCCGACGAGTCCGATGGTTCTTTCTTGTGTCTTTTACCCATTATGACCATCGTCACCAATGTAGACGCCGACCACCTTGACTATTATACTAACCAAGACGACATTGATTCGGCATTTACAACTTTTATGAATAGTCTGCCCTTTTACGGGCTCAATGTCGTCTGCAGTGACGACCCCGGAGTCGCGCGTCTTTTGCCACATGTGAAGCGACCGACCATTACCTACGGTCTTGGCGAGACGGCTCGTATTCGTGGAATAATTACGAGTGGCGGCCCCGTAAATCGCTTTACAGTACTTGTAGACGGCGTACACTTTGCCGACATAGTTTTGCCGCATCCAGGCCAACACAATATACTGAATGCACTTGGCGCTATCGGCGTCGCACTTGAGGCCGGGATCAAAAAAGAAGATATCGTCACCGCTCTTTCTAAATTCGGAGGAGTCGGCCGACGTTTTGAAATTAAAGGTGAACGGAATGGCATCACTGTCATTGATGATTATGGTCACCACCCGGCTGAAATTGCGGCGACAATCAGCACCGCCAAAGCATGCTATCCGGGACGACGTATTGTGGTTGCCTTCCAACCCCATCGTTTTACTCGAACTCAAGCGCTGTTCGGCCAATTTTGTAAAAGTTTCGACGAGGTTGACGAGTTGCTTTTAACGGAAATCTATCCGGCTTCGGAAACCCCCATTCCCGGCGTCTCAGGAGAATCCTTAGCACAAGGCATTCGTCAAGTCGGAAATGCACGCGTTCACTTTTATCCGGACTTCACAGCGATGGAAGAAGCGCTGCCGGATATGTTGCAGTCAAACGACGTGTTTATTACGCTCGGGGCTGGGTCTATCTGGCGTGTCGGACAAGGATTTTTGGAGGGTTAA
- the ftsZ gene encoding cell division protein FtsZ translates to MELWEIEGDSNAQIKVVGCGGGGSNAVNNMIDSALKGVTFISANTDLQALNFSKAEYKIQLGEKLTKGLGAGANPEVGREAAMESIDQIKSILGEPDLVFVTAGMGGGTGTGAAPVVAKVAKESGALTVGVVTKPFYFEGKKRIQSAERGIEALREVVDSIVTIPNDRLLQLASKKASFLDMLKKADEVLYFAVKGISDLIMVPGLINLDFADVKAVMSEMGKALMGFGSARGEHRAQEAAQKAITSPLLDDVNIEGAKGVLMNITCGPDLTIEEVDEAARTITEAVHEEAKVFFGTVFDHDAGDEMHITVIATGIDAMPPHAELVETQQQPQPQSQPQPQPQPISQPVENKTEQAPQLRRPDPNVRLIQQPRQQGNNSCVQSPRSKRFQNATQQNDLNVPAYLRRSGKKGPDVNYDMMQQAKGSSPGEEDFVFDEEEFEIPSFIRMQAD, encoded by the coding sequence ATGGAATTATGGGAAATCGAAGGCGATTCTAACGCCCAAATCAAAGTCGTAGGTTGCGGTGGTGGTGGTTCCAATGCCGTCAACAACATGATTGATTCTGCCTTGAAAGGCGTCACATTCATTTCGGCGAACACCGACTTGCAGGCGCTCAACTTCTCCAAGGCTGAATACAAAATTCAACTTGGTGAAAAACTGACCAAAGGCCTTGGAGCCGGCGCCAATCCCGAAGTTGGTCGGGAAGCCGCCATGGAAAGCATTGATCAGATCAAATCCATTCTTGGAGAACCAGATCTTGTCTTTGTTACCGCCGGCATGGGCGGCGGCACGGGTACCGGAGCCGCTCCTGTCGTTGCCAAGGTCGCGAAAGAGTCCGGCGCACTCACTGTTGGCGTTGTGACCAAGCCATTCTATTTCGAAGGCAAAAAACGCATTCAATCAGCCGAACGCGGGATTGAAGCATTGCGCGAAGTGGTCGACTCCATTGTTACCATTCCCAACGACCGCCTGTTGCAGCTTGCTTCGAAAAAAGCCAGCTTCCTCGATATGCTCAAAAAGGCGGACGAGGTACTCTACTTCGCGGTCAAAGGCATCTCCGACCTCATTATGGTGCCTGGCTTGATCAACCTCGACTTTGCCGACGTTAAAGCGGTTATGTCGGAAATGGGCAAGGCCCTTATGGGATTTGGTTCGGCCCGCGGCGAACACCGTGCCCAAGAAGCTGCACAGAAAGCCATTACCAGCCCGTTACTCGACGACGTTAACATCGAAGGTGCCAAAGGCGTTCTCATGAACATCACCTGTGGCCCTGATCTGACGATCGAAGAAGTGGACGAAGCGGCTCGCACCATCACCGAAGCTGTTCACGAGGAAGCCAAGGTCTTCTTTGGTACCGTTTTCGACCACGATGCAGGCGATGAAATGCACATCACCGTTATTGCCACGGGCATCGACGCCATGCCGCCTCATGCGGAACTCGTTGAGACGCAGCAACAGCCACAGCCGCAATCTCAACCGCAACCACAGCCGCAGCCCATCAGCCAGCCCGTTGAGAATAAAACCGAGCAAGCTCCTCAGCTTCGTCGGCCCGATCCCAACGTGCGCTTAATTCAACAGCCGCGGCAGCAAGGCAACAATTCGTGCGTTCAAAGCCCTCGCTCGAAACGCTTTCAAAACGCAACACAGCAAAATGATCTCAATGTCCCGGCGTATTTACGCCGAAGCGGGAAAAAAGGTCCTGATGTCAATTACGACATGATGCAGCAAGCCAAAGGCTCTTCTCCCGGAGAAGAAGACTTTGTCTTCGATGAAGAAGAATTTGAAATTCCTTCCTTCATCCGTATGCAGGCAGATTAA
- a CDS encoding radical SAM protein produces MPRDVSGLRSFVGLNDYEPRDIGGRLPVALVFTQEARAGLSALGWQAVYRILATDDRFAPERVFFDPKKDGVTSPVSEETNRPLSQFAVVAFSLCFEEDYPRVVSMLSDAGIPPFTNQRPDYPIVIGGGPPAFINPAPLAPFFDMFFVGEAEAGLLDVFSRLHTALLSGIGKHDVLTAEKNAPGIYVPGQSTTPVKRVVAAQDSRRLHDPASSVFISNKSEFKDMLLIEINRGCPYACRFCAAGHVYRPPRQANFDDVWAIIERDHPKKVGLVGTALTDWPPLESLLKRLLDEKIKFSLSSVRADGITDSLLTLLRKSGSRTLTLALEGPSHRLRVAAGKNLDEADFLHAVSLAADHGINHLKVYLIAGWPGETSDDYDELAEFLEQIHAAGRIAKSKKKCIAHMTLAVSCLVPKPFTPMQYAPMASQDDLEAVLGRLRDMVKPFRGVRVDLDNPSRARIQGLLARGDASLAEFVELAAKNGGRLKKALADWPGEGHQFLDRERDKDEIFPWDVIDVGVPKALLYAGWQAYKNGQPGTPCPDDGCASCRRCHFDIGSND; encoded by the coding sequence ATGCCCCGTGATGTAAGCGGGCTTCGGTCCTTTGTTGGCCTCAATGATTACGAACCACGAGATATCGGCGGCCGGTTACCCGTGGCACTCGTTTTCACGCAGGAGGCCCGTGCCGGACTGTCAGCCCTGGGTTGGCAGGCTGTCTATCGCATACTTGCGACCGATGACCGTTTTGCACCAGAACGAGTCTTTTTCGATCCGAAAAAAGACGGTGTGACTTCGCCTGTTTCCGAAGAGACAAACAGACCGCTGTCTCAGTTTGCCGTTGTCGCCTTTTCGCTGTGCTTTGAAGAAGACTATCCACGCGTTGTATCCATGCTTTCCGACGCAGGGATCCCCCCCTTTACGAACCAGCGGCCCGATTATCCAATCGTTATTGGAGGCGGGCCGCCGGCCTTTATCAACCCAGCTCCACTTGCCCCTTTCTTCGATATGTTTTTCGTTGGAGAAGCCGAAGCAGGCCTCCTTGATGTCTTTTCTCGACTCCACACAGCGCTCTTGAGCGGTATCGGTAAACACGATGTTCTCACTGCAGAAAAAAACGCTCCAGGTATCTATGTACCCGGGCAATCCACCACTCCGGTCAAACGTGTCGTCGCAGCGCAGGATTCTCGTCGCCTCCACGATCCGGCGTCCTCGGTCTTCATCAGCAATAAGTCCGAATTCAAGGACATGCTTCTCATCGAGATCAACCGCGGTTGTCCGTATGCTTGCCGATTCTGTGCCGCGGGGCATGTCTATCGCCCTCCGCGTCAAGCGAATTTCGATGATGTCTGGGCAATCATCGAACGCGACCACCCCAAAAAAGTAGGACTTGTGGGCACAGCGTTGACCGATTGGCCACCGCTGGAAAGCTTACTCAAACGACTTTTGGACGAAAAAATCAAATTTTCCCTGTCCTCGGTCCGTGCCGACGGCATAACCGACTCGTTGCTCACGTTACTTCGCAAAAGCGGTTCACGCACTCTGACGTTGGCTTTGGAAGGACCAAGCCATCGTCTCCGCGTGGCAGCCGGAAAAAACCTTGACGAAGCAGATTTCCTACATGCCGTTTCCTTGGCTGCCGACCACGGCATCAACCACCTCAAAGTCTATCTCATCGCTGGTTGGCCAGGAGAAACGTCAGACGATTACGATGAACTCGCCGAATTTCTTGAACAGATTCACGCTGCGGGCCGCATTGCCAAGTCCAAGAAAAAATGTATCGCCCATATGACGCTTGCCGTAAGTTGCCTGGTTCCCAAGCCCTTTACTCCCATGCAATACGCTCCCATGGCATCACAAGATGATCTTGAAGCTGTACTGGGACGATTGCGCGATATGGTCAAACCATTTCGCGGGGTCCGCGTCGATCTCGATAATCCGTCACGAGCTCGTATTCAGGGACTTCTTGCACGAGGAGACGCCTCACTCGCTGAATTTGTCGAGTTGGCAGCCAAGAACGGAGGCCGGTTGAAAAAGGCATTAGCTGACTGGCCGGGAGAAGGTCATCAGTTCCTTGATCGTGAACGCGATAAAGATGAAATTTTTCCTTGGGACGTTATTGACGTCGGCGTCCCCAAAGCATTGCTTTATGCCGGCTGGCAAGCCTACAAAAACGGCCAGCCGGGTACGCCATGTCCCGATGATGGTTGCGCGTCATGCCGCCGCTGTCACTTTGATATCGGTTCAAATGATTGA
- the murB gene encoding UDP-N-acetylmuramate dehydrogenase has product MALRELPEPVLAERTTLRLGGRALAELVVDEPADFDALPGALSRLGATPYVFGWGSNILAKDGELPLVLVRFGKAAGPTVVAETDDTITIDVDAGLRLPVLLTWLAKNGLWGLSGLAGVPGTVGGAVAMNAGSFGCQIKDVLESVVMWSEETGLVRYASDDIDMGYRFFKPRRMTGFSLVASARLKFVRKPATMVRDAMTMAMDNKRKTQPLDTHSAGCVFKNPEGDSAGRLLDVAGFRGKNHGDMAFSDKHANFLVNKGNGTAAQAMELIEMAQNTVLDQFGVALHMEVKTLP; this is encoded by the coding sequence GTGGCATTGCGCGAACTGCCCGAACCGGTTCTCGCCGAGCGCACCACACTGCGCCTTGGAGGACGTGCATTGGCTGAACTCGTCGTAGACGAGCCGGCCGATTTCGACGCCCTGCCCGGCGCTTTGTCACGGCTTGGTGCAACGCCGTACGTCTTTGGTTGGGGAAGCAATATCCTTGCCAAGGACGGAGAGTTGCCCCTTGTGCTCGTGCGTTTCGGCAAAGCAGCCGGTCCCACAGTTGTGGCCGAAACCGACGACACAATCACGATTGATGTCGATGCAGGATTGCGCCTCCCCGTTTTGTTGACCTGGCTGGCAAAAAACGGCCTCTGGGGATTATCCGGTTTAGCCGGCGTCCCAGGCACCGTGGGTGGTGCAGTCGCCATGAACGCAGGATCGTTTGGATGCCAGATAAAAGATGTTCTTGAATCGGTTGTTATGTGGTCCGAAGAGACCGGACTTGTCCGTTACGCATCGGACGATATCGACATGGGGTATCGCTTTTTCAAGCCACGTCGCATGACAGGGTTCTCTCTCGTCGCATCGGCACGATTGAAATTTGTTCGTAAGCCCGCAACGATGGTACGGGACGCCATGACAATGGCCATGGATAACAAACGAAAAACGCAACCTCTCGATACGCATTCAGCAGGGTGCGTTTTCAAGAACCCCGAAGGAGACAGCGCCGGCCGGTTGCTTGATGTGGCCGGATTTCGCGGGAAAAATCACGGAGATATGGCGTTTTCGGATAAGCACGCCAATTTTCTTGTCAACAAAGGGAACGGAACAGCAGCCCAGGCTATGGAGCTGATTGAGATGGCCCAAAATACGGTTTTGGACCAATTCGGAGTGGCACTCCACATGGAGGTAAAGACTCTGCCATGA
- the murG gene encoding undecaprenyldiphospho-muramoylpentapeptide beta-N-acetylglucosaminyltransferase, with protein sequence MKRVVVTTGGTGGHIFPALAVARTLKERHPDLRILFIGASGPEKTMAEASGLEFVSLPVQGILGKGLMAKIRAAYGLGVGFLQAIRRIRQFSPQVVIGFGGYAGFIPVFVAKLFRIPTAIQEQNSIPGMANRVLSRLVDRIFLGSRDTTRLFPPKKCVLTGNPVRATIAALGEKARNRTFGRNVLVLGGSQGARAINRAVVRALPEFEKAGITLWHQTGKTDFDTVYADYTATGSADRHTVSAFIEDMAAAYDFADVVIARAGASSLAEITAAGKPAILIPFPHATHDHQMENALVLSAGGAARVVAEKGEKAPSLLADVNLGALAADLLNDNATLMTMTENALTLAAPHAADTIADNVEALALRTA encoded by the coding sequence ATGAAGCGTGTCGTCGTAACAACAGGCGGCACGGGGGGACATATTTTTCCTGCCCTGGCTGTCGCCCGCACACTCAAGGAACGCCACCCCGACCTGCGTATCCTGTTTATCGGTGCTTCCGGTCCGGAAAAAACCATGGCCGAAGCCAGTGGACTCGAATTTGTCTCATTGCCCGTACAGGGAATCCTGGGAAAAGGGCTCATGGCAAAAATTCGTGCCGCATACGGGCTTGGAGTTGGTTTTCTGCAAGCTATACGTCGCATTCGACAATTTTCTCCCCAAGTCGTTATCGGTTTTGGGGGCTATGCTGGTTTCATTCCGGTATTCGTTGCGAAACTTTTTCGCATTCCAACGGCTATTCAGGAACAAAACAGTATCCCTGGTATGGCCAACCGAGTATTGAGCCGTCTGGTCGATCGTATTTTTCTTGGTAGCCGTGACACAACAAGACTTTTTCCCCCAAAAAAATGTGTTCTCACCGGCAATCCGGTCCGAGCAACGATTGCTGCCTTGGGTGAAAAGGCCCGAAACAGGACATTTGGACGGAACGTTCTTGTTCTTGGTGGCAGTCAAGGTGCCAGAGCCATCAACCGCGCTGTTGTTCGCGCGCTCCCTGAGTTTGAAAAGGCTGGGATTACCTTATGGCATCAGACGGGCAAAACAGATTTCGACACGGTGTATGCCGACTATACCGCTACGGGTTCGGCAGACCGACACACCGTCAGTGCTTTTATCGAAGACATGGCTGCTGCGTATGATTTTGCCGATGTTGTCATTGCCCGAGCCGGTGCAAGCAGCCTGGCTGAAATTACGGCCGCAGGGAAGCCGGCTATTCTTATACCGTTTCCGCATGCGACACACGATCACCAAATGGAAAACGCACTCGTACTTTCCGCAGGTGGAGCTGCTCGCGTGGTGGCTGAAAAGGGAGAAAAAGCTCCCAGCCTTTTGGCCGATGTGAATCTCGGAGCCCTTGCTGCCGATCTTTTAAACGACAATGCAACGCTCATGACCATGACCGAAAACGCCTTGACCTTGGCCGCACCCCATGCAGCCGACACAATTGCCGACAATGTGGAAGCCCTGGCCCTTCGGACGGCATAA
- the ftsW gene encoding putative lipid II flippase FtsW — MSRFLLKPSSELATKPTIDPLLLGAGLVLAGLGLVMVLSASGVMAERMVSDKYYFFKKQCIFALIGLVVMVVMAKVPRSILHGPVYPVLFGVLIMCAMTLIPQLSVKAGGARRWLAVGPISIQPLEFAKAALVFYLAYFFSRKQDLVRSFTIGFLPPIFITLVFCFILLLQPDMGGAVFLGMLFFFMSLVGGTRIFYLLGSSMIGVAAMGLLIMSSEYRVKRFLAFLDPFKHSADIGYQLVQSFLAFGSGGIGGVGFGAGKQKLFYLPEAHNDFIMAVVGEELGFVGVSLVFICVGILLWRAFSVALAQDDLRDRFTAYGMTMILGLGFLLNMAVVLGCIPPKGVAMPFLSYGGSNMVACFLCLGILLNLSRKRPT; from the coding sequence ATGAGCCGATTTTTACTCAAACCAAGCTCCGAGTTGGCCACAAAACCGACTATCGACCCCCTGCTTTTGGGCGCAGGGCTTGTCCTTGCCGGTTTGGGGCTCGTCATGGTTCTTTCGGCAAGTGGTGTCATGGCCGAACGTATGGTTTCGGATAAATATTACTTTTTTAAAAAGCAGTGCATTTTCGCGTTGATTGGTCTTGTGGTTATGGTTGTCATGGCCAAAGTGCCCCGTTCAATCTTGCATGGGCCCGTCTACCCGGTCTTATTCGGGGTGCTTATCATGTGTGCCATGACCCTTATACCTCAACTGTCCGTCAAAGCTGGTGGAGCTCGACGCTGGTTGGCTGTGGGTCCGATCTCGATTCAACCTTTAGAATTTGCCAAAGCCGCGCTCGTGTTCTATTTGGCTTATTTCTTTTCGCGAAAGCAGGACCTTGTGCGTTCGTTCACCATTGGGTTCCTGCCACCAATTTTTATTACGCTTGTGTTCTGTTTTATTCTTTTACTCCAACCTGACATGGGAGGCGCCGTTTTTCTTGGGATGCTCTTTTTCTTCATGAGCCTTGTCGGCGGCACGCGCATCTTTTATCTCCTCGGCTCCAGCATGATCGGCGTGGCCGCGATGGGATTGCTCATTATGAGTTCTGAATACCGGGTGAAACGTTTTCTGGCGTTTCTCGATCCCTTTAAACATTCTGCTGATATCGGATACCAGCTCGTTCAGTCTTTTCTTGCATTTGGATCAGGTGGTATCGGCGGAGTTGGATTTGGCGCAGGAAAACAAAAGTTATTTTATCTCCCCGAAGCCCACAACGACTTCATCATGGCTGTCGTTGGGGAAGAACTCGGTTTTGTCGGCGTCTCACTTGTTTTTATTTGTGTCGGTATATTATTGTGGCGGGCTTTTTCCGTGGCGCTTGCTCAAGATGACCTCCGGGATCGATTCACGGCATACGGCATGACCATGATTTTAGGCTTGGGATTCTTGCTGAATATGGCTGTTGTTCTTGGCTGTATCCCTCCCAAAGGCGTGGCGATGCCTTTCCTGTCCTATGGAGGTTCAAACATGGTCGCCTGCTTCCTTTGCCTTGGCATCCTCCTGAACCTCTCACGCAAGAGGCCTACATGA